A single Corticium candelabrum chromosome 12, ooCorCand1.1, whole genome shotgun sequence DNA region contains:
- the LOC134188079 gene encoding uncharacterized protein LOC134188079, translated as MQEKMDASESNAKRRKRKRHTVTLNDFWGPKRIENGDKTGDSDDMPNKIQQAIPESAESAYEAPDDSGSGEDMANTEPGNARSTVCSTSLEIISKLDISTRFQSGPSQPVCQFPSKNFGKGKHSCRRSFVATWYTTYPWLEYSIKFDRAYCFACRHYCLGSASGRQNVIRVLTPVKAAFPHLISALQIALTVGVTSASCERTFSSLKRLKTYTRQSMLQSRMNSLAILTIEKDVVETLDLERVVTKFASLEFGRCRRLSLVSKSTKF; from the exons ATGCAGGAGAAGATGGATGCGTCAGAGTCTAACGCTAAGCGTAGAAAGCGAAAGCGACATACTGTGACTCTGAATGACTTTTGGGGACCCAAAAG AATTGAAAACGGTGACAAAACGGGCGATTCAGACGATATGCCTAACAAAATTCAGCAAGCCATACCTGAAAGCGCTGAGTCTGCCTACGAAGCCCCGGATGATTCTGGTTCTGGAGAAGACATGGCAAATACCGAGCCTGGTAATGCTAGGAGTACTGTGTGTTCAACATCTTTGGAGATCATATcaa AGTTGGACATTTCCACGAGGTTTCAGAGCGGCCCTTCCCAACCGGTCTGTCAGTTTCcttctaaaaattttggaaaggGAAAACACTCATGTAGAAGATCGTTTGTTGCCACCTGGTACACAACATATCCATGGTTGGAATACTCGATAAAATTTGACCGAGCCTACTGCTTTGCCTGTCGTCATTACTGCCTTGGCAGTGCAAGCGGCCGTCAAAACGTCATTAGAGTTCTTACGCCGGTCAAAGCAGCTTTTCCGCATCTTATATCTGCCTTGCAGATAGCGTTGACTGTTGGGGTGACATCTGCCTCATGTGAGAGAACTTTCTCTAGTTTGAAGAGGCTGAAGACTTACACGAGACAATCGATGCTGCAAAGCCGAATGAACAGTCTAGCGATTTTGACCATAGAGAAAGATGTAGTTGAAACGTTAGATTTAGAGAGGGTAGTTACAAAATTTGCAAGTTTAGAATTTGGAAGATGCCGAAGATTAAGTCTAGTTAGCAAAAGCACAAAATTTTAG
- the LOC134187675 gene encoding uncharacterized protein LOC134187675 — protein sequence MASEEFAEELEVAETETESTERKASISYTVKRKLSAIEKYDEYGGNLSRAARDSGVPRSNLQRWVKKRTNSRRYTRSVNFLSERGADIRKDGIAVHGEFIKAQAKKLFKEVYPDEDVENFKASNGWLQKFTVRHDSTFRCVTSQR from the exons ATGGCGTCGGAGGAGTTTGCGGAGGAGTTGGAGGTTGCTGAAACAGAAACTGAAAGTACAGAGAGAAAGGCTAGCATTTCGTATACGGTGAAGAGGAAGCTGTCTGCAATAGAAAAGTACGATGAGTACGGAGGGAACCTATCAAGAGCAGCAAGAGACAGCGGCGTACCGCGAAGTAATCTTCAGCGATGGGTCAAGAAAAGGACGAATTCTCGTCGATACACGAGGAGCGTCAACTTTCTGTCAGAAAGAGGCGCAG ATATACGCAAAGATGGGATAGCCGTACATGGTGAGTTTATCAAAGCACAGGCAAAAAAGCTGTTCAAAGAAGTGTACCCGGATGAAGATGTTGAGAATTTTAAGGCTTCGAATGGCTGGCTGCAAAAGTTTACGGTTAGACATGATAGTACATTTAGATGTGTCACTTCTCAAAGATAG